A region from the Lentimonas sp. CC4 genome encodes:
- a CDS encoding arylsulfatase, producing the protein MNFKTTFIQGCFLASLCAHSVFAEAKLNILILYADDMGFGDLAIQNPDSKIPTPYLDKLAEEGMRFTNGHSSSGICTPSRYALLTGRYHWRDFHGIVQSFGKSVFKAEQLTLPEMLQEAGYHTAAIGKWHLGWDWDSIRKPGTKGTHFEAFDWEKPIADGPLAHGFDHYFGDTVINFPPYAWIEDDRMLQIPDRMKKDSLWKPLKEGKWEARPGPMVTGWDPYEVLPEMTRRAVTYINGRKEAKEPFFMYFAFPSPHAPIVPTEEFEGTSEAGPYGDFVVQTDWTCGQLLQALEDNGLAENTIVIFSADNGAEHYAYPRAMKYDHWSSAPFRGAKRDTYEGGHRVPFIVKWPGVIESGAVSDALISQIDLMATLAAVNGSEIPEGEAADSQNLLPLWKGETTVLRSDMVHNTFNNDYAVRQGDWVLIAAKTGNHNKGRSREFEAKRGYKRDDALPVELYNLRTDPAQRVNMAKENPEKVQSMLALLDKIKHPN; encoded by the coding sequence ATGAACTTCAAAACTACATTTATACAGGGATGCTTCCTCGCCTCCTTGTGCGCACACAGTGTTTTTGCGGAAGCAAAGCTGAACATCCTGATTCTCTATGCGGATGATATGGGCTTTGGGGATTTGGCGATTCAAAATCCCGACTCTAAAATTCCGACACCCTATTTGGATAAGCTAGCCGAAGAGGGCATGCGCTTTACTAACGGCCACTCGTCGTCCGGTATTTGCACCCCGAGTCGCTACGCGCTCCTTACGGGGCGTTATCACTGGCGGGATTTTCACGGGATTGTGCAGTCTTTTGGAAAAAGCGTCTTCAAGGCCGAGCAGTTGACCTTGCCGGAAATGTTGCAAGAAGCGGGCTATCATACCGCGGCGATTGGCAAGTGGCATCTGGGTTGGGATTGGGACTCGATTCGCAAGCCCGGCACAAAGGGCACCCATTTCGAGGCGTTTGATTGGGAGAAGCCCATCGCGGATGGTCCGCTCGCCCATGGCTTCGATCATTACTTTGGTGATACCGTGATCAACTTTCCGCCTTATGCCTGGATAGAGGATGATCGTATGCTGCAGATTCCAGATAGGATGAAGAAAGATTCTCTGTGGAAACCTTTGAAAGAAGGTAAATGGGAGGCACGCCCTGGCCCCATGGTGACGGGCTGGGACCCCTACGAAGTCTTACCTGAAATGACGCGCCGTGCGGTCACTTACATTAATGGGCGCAAAGAGGCGAAGGAGCCATTCTTCATGTATTTTGCCTTTCCATCGCCTCATGCTCCGATTGTTCCGACCGAAGAATTTGAAGGCACTTCAGAAGCCGGCCCTTACGGCGATTTTGTGGTGCAGACGGACTGGACTTGCGGCCAATTACTACAGGCTTTGGAGGATAACGGCTTGGCGGAAAATACCATTGTGATCTTTTCGGCGGACAACGGAGCTGAGCATTACGCGTATCCGCGCGCCATGAAATACGACCACTGGTCGTCTGCACCTTTTCGCGGAGCCAAGCGAGATACCTACGAGGGTGGGCATCGTGTGCCGTTCATCGTGAAGTGGCCTGGAGTGATCGAGTCGGGAGCTGTTTCCGACGCGCTCATCTCGCAAATCGATCTCATGGCGACACTTGCCGCAGTCAACGGCAGTGAGATTCCGGAGGGCGAGGCTGCGGACTCGCAAAACTTACTCCCGCTCTGGAAGGGCGAGACGACCGTATTGCGTTCCGATATGGTGCATAATACGTTTAATAATGACTACGCTGTGCGGCAAGGGGACTGGGTCTTGATCGCGGCGAAAACTGGGAATCATAACAAAGGCCGCTCTAGAGAATTCGAGGCAAAGCGAGGCTATAAACGCGATGACGCCTTGCCGGTAGAGCTCTACAACCTCCGCACCGACCCCGCCCAGCGTGTCAATATGGCCAAGGAGAATCCTGAGAAAGTGCAATCGATGCTGGCTCTGCTCGATAAGATAAAGCACCCAAATTAG
- a CDS encoding right-handed parallel beta-helix repeat-containing protein: MNIKLPIIAVFLALLTMAVSATEIEVSLGGPIDSLIEARDAVRELRASGEQGDIDVVIADGTYYLDEPLILGLEDSSPAGAVTRYRAAEGARPVISGGHVIDSWQKSDLAGGKVWVAEVPWAKGNAFFHALFDGSELLQRAQSQAIKISCKGKVDYACVPEYRINFGYAKGDLKEWDNMEDIELFGSPSPKWMVNYLPIAALDPKKLEGRLAIPATYRMMGSFVIENCIDYLDAPGEWVLNSKEGKLYYWPKSGKPGDEIIATKLDELIRVEGVSDPSLAGTNEKSVEGIVFQGLQLSHADRQKWLPGDKGIQHDWNMWDKANGLIRFRGAKNCVVTDCVFIDSGSDGVRMDLFAQNITVENSIFTNLGGTGVLLAGYGPGKKDVNKGNTIFNNEITAVGQLFLHSPGIFVWQSGHNRIAHNHIHDLAYTGMVISGVRRRFFNPIFEEMGLKNPFAKWTFAKETREHSSTIRWDEITLNKDIQNWDNYEPYMHARGNVIEFNEIHDCLKLLHDGNCIYLSGDGDGNIVRYNVTYDHPKGAMIRTDDDSHGNIVNSNLLFGTTFSTGIAIKGLNECSGNVFINCFLSTGRAGNTVHPDSNLSRNVFYHTSTKVSGGFHSGLNKVKEGLDYNLYYHEGGKAPAALAAQKKSSRGKLIDNNSVAADPMFTDHIHGDFSFKKGSPAIELGIEPLTLEIVQKMGTLDDPFLQRFTDGVPMHFKHSGKKRGKKSDLNL; the protein is encoded by the coding sequence ATGAATATAAAACTACCCATAATCGCTGTATTTTTGGCACTTTTGACGATGGCTGTATCGGCCACAGAAATTGAAGTAAGCCTCGGTGGACCTATCGACTCGCTTATTGAGGCGCGTGATGCTGTTCGTGAACTTCGCGCGAGCGGCGAGCAGGGAGATATTGATGTGGTTATCGCGGATGGAACCTATTACTTGGACGAGCCCCTTATTTTAGGACTAGAAGACTCGTCGCCGGCGGGTGCGGTCACTCGTTACCGTGCAGCCGAGGGTGCGCGCCCAGTGATTAGCGGGGGGCATGTCATTGATTCGTGGCAGAAAAGTGATTTAGCGGGCGGAAAGGTCTGGGTGGCTGAAGTGCCATGGGCAAAGGGCAATGCGTTTTTCCACGCTCTCTTCGATGGCAGTGAGCTGCTGCAACGGGCTCAGTCTCAAGCGATCAAGATCAGCTGTAAGGGTAAAGTCGATTACGCCTGCGTGCCCGAGTATCGCATCAACTTTGGCTATGCAAAGGGTGATTTAAAGGAGTGGGATAACATGGAAGACATCGAGCTCTTTGGGAGCCCAAGTCCCAAATGGATGGTGAATTATTTGCCGATTGCAGCACTCGACCCCAAGAAACTTGAGGGGCGTCTGGCGATTCCAGCGACGTATCGTATGATGGGAAGTTTCGTTATCGAGAACTGTATCGATTATCTGGATGCGCCTGGAGAGTGGGTGCTCAATTCGAAAGAGGGTAAGCTCTACTACTGGCCCAAGTCGGGAAAGCCGGGCGATGAAATCATCGCAACGAAGCTGGATGAGTTGATTCGTGTCGAAGGCGTGTCAGACCCATCGTTGGCTGGGACGAATGAGAAGTCTGTCGAAGGAATCGTTTTTCAAGGTCTCCAGTTGTCGCATGCGGATCGCCAAAAATGGCTACCAGGGGATAAAGGTATCCAGCACGACTGGAACATGTGGGACAAAGCCAACGGGCTCATACGCTTTCGCGGTGCGAAAAACTGCGTCGTGACAGACTGTGTCTTTATCGATAGCGGCAGCGATGGTGTGCGCATGGATTTATTCGCGCAGAACATCACAGTCGAGAATTCAATCTTTACCAACCTAGGGGGCACAGGCGTGTTGCTCGCAGGTTACGGTCCGGGGAAGAAAGACGTCAACAAGGGCAATACAATCTTTAACAATGAGATCACCGCAGTCGGTCAGCTCTTCCTGCATTCGCCTGGTATCTTCGTCTGGCAAAGTGGACACAATCGAATCGCGCATAATCACATCCACGATCTCGCGTATACAGGCATGGTGATCTCCGGTGTGCGACGCCGATTCTTTAATCCCATATTTGAGGAAATGGGGCTGAAGAATCCTTTCGCGAAATGGACGTTTGCCAAAGAAACCCGCGAGCACTCCAGCACGATTCGCTGGGATGAAATCACCTTGAATAAAGATATCCAAAATTGGGATAACTATGAGCCTTACATGCATGCGCGCGGAAACGTCATTGAGTTTAACGAGATTCACGACTGCTTAAAGTTACTCCATGACGGCAACTGCATCTATTTGTCTGGAGATGGAGACGGCAATATTGTCCGTTACAACGTCACCTACGATCATCCAAAAGGTGCGATGATACGGACCGATGACGATAGCCACGGAAACATTGTGAATAGCAACTTACTCTTCGGGACGACTTTTTCCACTGGGATAGCGATCAAGGGTCTGAATGAGTGCTCAGGGAATGTCTTTATCAATTGCTTCCTTTCAACGGGCAGGGCGGGTAATACGGTTCACCCGGATTCAAACCTGTCGCGCAATGTCTTTTACCACACGAGCACCAAGGTTTCTGGCGGCTTTCACTCTGGACTGAATAAGGTGAAAGAAGGGCTCGATTATAATCTCTATTATCACGAAGGGGGTAAGGCTCCGGCGGCACTTGCCGCTCAGAAAAAATCAAGTCGGGGAAAGCTGATTGATAATAACAGTGTCGCTGCCGATCCGATGTTCACGGATCACATTCACGGTGATTTTAGTTTCAAGAAGGGCTCACCCGCCATTGAGCTCGGTATCGAACCACTGACTCTAGAAATTGTTCAAAAAATGGGCACTTTAGACGACCCATTCCTACAGCGTTTCACGGATGGGGTGCCGATGCATTTTAAGCACAGCGGGAAGAAAAGGGGGAAGAAATCCGACCTGAATCTGTAA